Proteins from one Anopheles nili chromosome 2, idAnoNiliSN_F5_01, whole genome shotgun sequence genomic window:
- the LOC128721062 gene encoding uncharacterized protein LOC128721062: MSESGFSQIITSGCLYTDADAGPNGIRRSAQRRGIQMQQDMSLKSEPKEFPLYETASSGDVRRMLVDHGTYAKRFETTLTSIDGEWDVNRYDNYEADPRERDRRTGQHPKQETYEGNGYFHTRNPRMPAVRLKVAHQDPISIRPRNKNPQIVNVCQTFRFPDNFITQNNANRVAQHQEHMLQQQRPVPEPRRAPIQLLSPCHSTYRSRSRLGGFFGVYRRHRNMHSQTSRTLLELVESEQKLQLQSVGSTAVPRTVMNHSFGGHRMPEDSVLATSASETSIGEGTDIHPRVPPTERKAKMALAREPARTGIGRSSQVPYFDRTKRNRSCTKLVDGGATMGGHYGRSSRTPAVSNGGKSARYLAKPKADHRRSLGEDALECPFVDDPFASMTSRNRNRPFMAEDADSIDDNEGLDDEEDVSDVDPLDEQDNDREDLNESNDLEVDEEEEQDDEVQMGDAFGHRRSHVAATGDARSASVKEGSIGISGIVDKLQDNVWEVCLEGIWDLMDMAGRIDWKLQEKYITVINRKLIEFLKSPRTALCRSACQVSGELFRQAKSTKRPEFDEMVDILLCKTADPNRFIQKDANVALDKLVTYIPTPHTVRAISNRGTIHRNPLVRTATARLLVCVCVVSGLDAILGATANTRTRKTILSMLAKFLTDKNLETRKFGERLYRMLRKHKFFDEYFYKDMDNNLRTNLKRVLKGV, translated from the exons ATGTCGGAGAGTGGCTTCTCACAAATCATAACGAGTGGGTGCCTTTACACGGATGCCGATGCAGGCCCAAACGGGATACGTCGCTCCGCACAGCGGCGAGGCATCCAGATGCAGCAGGATATGTCGCTGAAGAGCGAACCAAAGGAATTTCCCCTGTATGAGACGGCCTCATCTGGGGACGTTCGCCGTATGCTTGTCGATCACGGAACCTACGCCAAGCGGTTCGAAACCACGCTAACGTCGATTGACGGCGAATGGGACGTGAATCGGTACGACAACTACGAGGCAGACCCGCGAGAACGCGACCGTCGTACGGGCCAGCATCCGAAACAAGAAACGTACGAAGGGAATGGATACTTTCACACGCGCAATCCCAGAATGCCCGCGGTTCGGCTAAAGGTGGCCCACCAAGACCCAATCTCGATCCGACCGAGAAACAAGAATCCGCAGATTGTAAACGTTTGCCAGACGTTTCGCTTTCCGGACAACTTCATCACGCAAAACAACGCCAACCGGGTGGCACAGCATCAGGAGCacatgctgcagcagcaacgtcCCGTCCCAGAACCACGTCGAGCACCGATTCAACTGCTATCCCCATGCCACAGCACCTATCGCAGCCGATCGCGACTGGGCGGATTCTTTGGTGTCTATCGACGCCACCGAAACATGCACAGCCAAACGAGCCGTACACTGCTCGAACTGGTGGAATCCGAGCAgaagctgcagctgcagtCCGTGGGATCGACGGCCGTGCCACGGACGGTGATGAACCATTCCTTTGGTGGCCACCGTATGCCGGAAGATTCCGTGCTGGCCACAAGCGCAAGTGAAACATCCATCGGGGAAGGGACCGATATTCATCCGAGGGTCCcgccaacggaacggaaggcaAAGATGGCGCTGGCTCGGGAACCAGCGCGGACGGGAATAGGTCGCTCATCACAGGTACCATACTTCGACCGTACCAAAAGGAACCGATCGTGTACGAAGCTGGTTGATGGTGGCGCCACGATGGGTGGCCATTATGGAAGGAGCAGCAGGACACCTGCTGTATCTAATGGCGGGAAATCCGCCCGGTATTTGGCGAAGCCGAAAGCTGACCATCGACGCTCACTTGGTGAGGATGCGCTTGAGTGTCCGTTCGTTGATGATCCTTTTGCTTCGATGACGAGCCGCAATCGCAACCGACCGTTCATGGCTGAGGACGCTGACTCGATCGATGACAATGAAGGTTTGGATGACGAAGAGGACGTATCGGACGTGGACCCGCTGGATGAACAGGATAACGATCGAGAGGACCTCAACGAGTCGAATGATCTAGAAGTGGATGAAGAGGAAGAACAGGACGACGAGGTTCAAATGGGTGATGCTTTTGGGCACCGACGAAGCCACGTGGCGGCTACTGGAGACGCCCGTTCAGCCAGTGTGAAGGAAGGTTCGATCGGGATCTCGGGGATTGTAGACAAGCTGCAGGACAACGTGTGGGAGGTGTGCCTCGAGGGTATTTGGGATCTGATGGATATGGCGGGCCGAATCGACTGGAAGCTGCAGGAGAAGTACATCACCGTCATCAACCGGAAGCTGATCGAGTTTCTCAAATCTCCAAGGACGGCTCTGTGCCGTTCGGCGTGCCAAGTTTCCGGGGAGCTCTTCCGACAGGCTAAATCGACGAAGCGACCCGAGTTTGACGAAATGGTCGATATTTTGCTGTGTAAAACGGCGGATCCGAATCGGTTCATTCAGAAGGATGCCAACGTGGCATTAGACAAGCTGGTGACGTACATTCCTACGCCGCATACTGTACGGGCAATATCGAACCGGGGAACAAT CCATCGGAATCCACTCGTACGAACTGCAACTGCTCGGttgctcgtgtgtgtttgtgtcgtaTCCGGACTGGATGCAATCCTTGGTGCCACGGCCAACACGCGCACGCGCAAAACTATCCTTTCGATGTTGGCTAAATTTCTAACGGACAAAAATCTCGAAACAAg AAAATTTGGAGAACGACTTTATCGCATGTTGCGAAAGCATAAATTTTTCGATGAATATTTCTACAAGGACATGGACAACAATCTGCGCACGAATCTTAAGCGAGTGTTAAAAGGCGTTTAG
- the LOC128721103 gene encoding organic cation transporter protein-like → MAYDDILPHLGGFGSYQRRIYVLLCLPAICCAFHKLAGVFLLATPDYRCRLPFELENASYSLPADRLSLAYPIDTLTKKYSTCNYLDADFSDDYWTGGTPAAGVRPCDHWVYDRTKFESSTVTEWDMVCDRSWLRASADSLFMVGVMLGSIGFGYLSDKHGRKPIFFASLVLQVIFGVLAGIAPEFFTYTLARMVVGATTSGVFLVAYVIAMEMVGPSDRLYAGVVCMMFFSVGYMLTAAFAYFIHGWRMLQIALTLPGILFMCYWWLIPESARWLLSNGRPTEAITVIEKAAQSNKLTVPQEALDKLLEEDKTQQQDDSNEPKPSLLDIFKYPNLRRKAMLIFFDWFVNSLTYYGLSWNTNNLGGNPLLNFVISGAVEIPAYSFLLLTLNRWGRRTILCGCMIFAGTMLLMTMAVPSSQQWLIVVLAMLGKMAITSSYGTVYVFSAEQFPTVIRNVALGASSTSARVGGILAPYFNLLGDYWQPLPLLIFGALAFVGGVLSLLLPETHNQKLPETIADGENFGKQKTVPSSSSGGGGIHNAFVGGDRDVERTAEEMQVLSKPELPNESEEISAKEANAMQPQEKY, encoded by the coding sequence ATGGCCTACGATGACATTTTGCCGCACCTCGGTGGCTTCGGGAGCTACCAGCGCCGGATCTACGTGTTGCTATGCCTACCGGCTATATGCTGTGCATTCCACAAGTTGGCCGGAGTGTTTCTGCTCGCCACTCCGGATTACCGGTGCCGTTTGCCGTTCGAGCTGGAAAATGCCTCATACTCATTGCCGGCGGATCGGCTCTCGTTGGCCTACCCAATCGACACACTAACGAAGAAGTACTCCACCTGCAATTACCTCGATGCGGACTTTTCCGATGACTACTGGACGGGAGGTACACCGGCGGCAGGCGTTCGTCCTTGCGACCATTGGGTGTACGATCGCACCAAGTTCGAGAGCAGCACCGTCACCGAATGGGATATGGTGTGCGATCGAAGCTGGCTCCGAGCCTCGGCCGATTCGCTGTTCATGGTTGGCGTAATGCTGGGCAGCATCGGATTTGGCTATCTGTCAGACAAACACGGCCGGAAGCCGATCTTCTTCGCCTCGCTGGTGCTGCAGGTGATTTTCGGCGTGTTGGCGGGAATTGCGCCCGAGTTTTTCACCTACACGCTTGCGCGAATGGTGGTGGGAGCAACCACATCCGGCGTGTTTCTCGTGGCGTACGTTATagcgatggaaatggtggGTCCAAGCGATCGCCTTTACGCCGGTGTTGTCTGCATGATGTTCTTCTCCGTCGGTTACATGCTGACGGCCGCGTTCGCGTACTTCATTCACGGCTGGCGTATGCTACAGATCGCCCTAACCCTACCCGGTATCCTGTTCATGTGCTACTGGTGGCTCATCCCCGAATCGGCACGCTGGCTGCTCTCGAACGGACGTCCCACGGAGGCCATCACGGTCATTGAGAAGGCGGCCCAATCGAACAAGCTGACCGTCCCGCAGGAGGCCCTCGACAAGCTGCTGGAGGAGGACAAAACGCAACAGCAAGACGACTCCAACGAACCCAAACCCTCGCTGTTGGACATCTTCAAATATCCCAATCTTCGGCGGAAAGCGATGCTGATCTTTTTCGACTGGTTCGTGAACAGCCTGACCTACTACGGGTTGTCGTGGAACACGAACAATCTCGGCGGAAACCCTCTGCTCAACTTCGTCATCAGCGGTGCCGTGGAAATTCCGGCCTACTCATTCCTGCTGCTCACGCTCAATCGATGGGGCCGGCGGACGATCCTGTGTGGTTGCATGATCTTTGCCGGAACCATGCTCCTGATGACGATGGCCGTTCCATCATCGCAGCAATGGTTGATCGTGGTGCTTGCCATGCTCGGTAAGATGGCCATCACGTCCAGCTACGGCACGGTATACGTCTTTTCGGCCGAACAGTTTCCCACTGTCATTCGGAATGTCGCTCTCGGGGCATCATCAACTAGCGCCCGAGTCGGTGGCATACTGGCACCGTATTTCAATCTGCTCGGTGACTACTGGCAACCGTTACCGTTGCTTATCTTCGGAGCACTTGCGTTCGTTGGCGGAGTACTGTCACTGTTGCTGCCGGAAACGCATAACCAGAAGCTGCCGGAAACGATCGCGGATGGAGAGAAttttggaaagcaaaaaacggTACCTTCCAGTagcagtggcggcggcgggATCCACAATGCTTTCGTCGGTGGGGATCGTGACGTAGAACGGACGGCTGAGGAAATGCAAGTTCTTAGCAAGCCAGAGTTGCCAAACGAGTCGGAGGAAATTTCCGCCAAGGAAGCAAATGCGATGCAACCGCAAGAAAAGTATTAA
- the LOC128720926 gene encoding GIGYF family protein Gyf translates to MSDTINFGPAWLRKVASDSNTTSNHHNANSSSSSHHSSHTMLNSNSSSSSTIANNAGGGGGAGLHHQHHPHHHSQPPSSHHSHSSSGSGMGGGGGSAALSNSSSYSGGSGGNAAAVASNGNGSGAATTVRYPLAEFRYGREEMLALFDGRTIKTPDILVNYKNLFVDKPQPPLALTPCPEEELTVEPDTRRIWQSRSISLGIPGRGARGGSVDRGRGRGRGVYTSYQRSSSFYEDESRGVGRGERPWLERNGTGGLGGDVEWNNSSSSPRKEYGTRVRTSGGGMESWRRSRTDDDSSGGGTLSNGVGDWRAGGGPGSITGVMREKWTRSTSWRDEDSTSHHGLERGLNVSGSDRMIPGYKSRLSSGGDLNSSGHSMGPGGMRRPNWDTDELPEWATENPSDFGGSFDATGAFHDSDNDGEGGTGAAGRYDGIGEPNGGGESTHSKANYHAKDEDRTKENVRRRAEESDIARGEHRRDDGREDKVSDVLRTEGSTVVKGREGKKAINHVGSGSRANETVEADGTKVDGDPHKDKQQMGSSESLHQQQTAHHQQQQPDKAVINLSTDHPVDAANDGPATASSSAAKGISSSRESIEFSVPSPVGGALPATERDVGHNSPAWQKNSDGTKSAIVSDGGKQSLSSEERDTRNENDANEEHNRPTEQREPSEEPKKSPSSTSVDRMQEVADDMVAQLIMDDEFMATDGDPSVISSIAAGAGGLGKSPVFGMSVADTVITTATMVGASAGLPMNMVLPKALQPMQQLFGNGNLSHVNPLLMSDAGTANRAAVAGVNPMAQLHHLMGPPPAPPGTDTWYYRDPQGKVQGPFQAAEMTEWYRAGYFDDSLSVRRACDDVYSTLGTLVALCGGAIPFLNSITIPPLKAGAGGPSVLKHSPQQQATQQQTAAGVGTVSQGQPKQGAAGANGSAVLTSPNQPQSQPAGSAGAPIPVAQSQQVPLHPALASGNGNAGPGATGASNVPGLQSLHLFRQQSLLLQKLQNTDGWHLLTPDQQNIIITKHMSQLMSSEVAGLGMMSPSASLSSGGGSGANQLHQQQQQPPVASIFGAGNSGVGGSGIMATSQDTLVNLKLREMQQQQGQPQQQPPPAHVIMEQLQKTGAGNHGNNAFLKLHLPDFNQSPQLAGARPMLGNMAVDPSAAAAATGGHDPLGQLMHGIGFNHQTAGQNLGQLGPNNLLLNRSGMLGGPGGGISQQQQQPPTQHQQQGHPSGAKSGVEDPIHSLFMQMSLHKNQQQGPQQMQPHQHQQPSSKLAADMMGAPGWMQTAAASQPQSANAGTGLPGMGPRGPIVGPSANWGDLPPPTSASFASLMQQQQSRLPITGHPLLLSGSGPSNEPQAPSVVSLFKHHQQAEKQQQMEKEQHLLQQQQQQQQQQQHQQQQQQQQQQQQQQQLQQLHQENVLAQQKQQHHQQQSHTHLQENQQHLQQLQQQQMQQIQQQEQQQQQQQQQQQQQQQQQQQEQQLHQQQQQQQYNQKQAKEGQKKEVTAMETTVQQQSSTTKKQTNKQQQQQQVTNHVDSLEEKTTLSQNQKSKKQQKVNHISASGNSNGQVTITTEEESEFIIVKKEIEEKKRQKELKKQQQEEQKRKMAEEKKMQEEHEAQKKAKLLESQRREAIKIQEQQQQQQRPVARAVPAPWSGAMAEIVNSSLSLTEIQKTERALMARREHSIREQQEHQQMLEMQSQLLDGKLKWNAQNLMPAKVKPLAEIQAEEAAAAERAREKNANATGLTVAAIAAQGSAKSAKKDDHLMATLLGGGGGGSAAGAGSAVWQIRGGNSMLYFNSTKAWTGDTAGDAGNPLGGGSVGSGLSNSVSSGGFWEEPSQPSVVTAASIVAAAGKAAGNTSRKQSSSTNVAAGGASGKQQQQQQLLSKSKTMGSISTSSSTTVATAKQQKQQSSTSSAKGSGSSSTGKTGGIKNSSSTANNSDRKDERKHLNEQTNEFTDWCTRALGSLNSNVDIPTFVGFLQDIESPFEVKDYIRLYLGETKECSEFAKQFLERRSKYKNQQRQKNAHIDDMCKPAPAINPSSNDFQEIKGKGKKIKKNKMMKLDSRILGFSVTAAPDRLNVGERDYGDNV, encoded by the exons ATGAGTGACACAATCAACTTTGGGCCCGCCTGGTTGCGGAAGGTGGCGTCTGATAGCAACACCACTAGTAACCATCACAATGcgaatagcagcagcagcagtcacCACAGCAGCCATACGATGCTGAAcagtaacagcagcagcagcagcaccatcgccAACAATgccggcggcggtggtggtgctgggttgcatcatcaacatcatccgCACCACCACTCGCAGCCGCCATCGTCGCACCACTCGCATAGCAGCAGTGGCAGTGgcatgggtggtggtgggggcaGTGCTGCCCTTTCCAATAGCAGCTCGTATAGTGGGGGCTCGGGTGGGAACGCTGCAGCGGTTGCCAGTAATGGCAACGGATCTGGAGCAGCAACTACGGTGCGGTATCCGTTGGCCGAGTTCCGATATGGGCGAGAGGAGATGTTGGCCCTGTTCGATGGAAGAACGATCAAAACGCCGGATATACTGGTAAACTACAAGAATTTGTTCGTCGACAAGCCGCAACCACCACTTGCCCTGACGCCCTGCCCGGAAGAAGAGTTGACTGTTGAACCGGATACAAGA cgcATTTGGCAATCGAGAAGCATTTCACTTGGAATTCCCGGCCGTGGTGCTCGTGGTGGTTCGGTGGATCGCGGTCGAGGACGTGGAAGGGGCGTATATACCAGCTATCAACGATCGTCCTCTTTCTACGAAGATGAGTCCAGAGGCGTAGGAAGA GGTGAACGACCGTGGCTGGAGCGCAACGGAACCG GTGGACTCGGAGGAGATGTCGAGTGGAACAACTCGTCCTCGAGCCCACGGAAGGAGTATGGTACGCGTGTCCGCACGAGCGGTGGTGGGATGGAGAGCTGGCGTCGTTCTCGAACTGATGACGACAGTTCCGGCGGTGGCACTCTCAGTAATGGAGTTGGAGATTGGCGGGCTGGTGGCGGTCCTGGTAGTATTACGGGCGTAATGCGCGAGAAATGGACGCGTTCGACGAGCTGGCGTGACGAGGACAGTACATCCCATCACGGATTGGAGCGTGGCCTGAACGTCAGCGGTAGCGACCGTATGATTCCCGGTTATAAATCGCGCCTTTCGTCCGGTGGTGATCTAAACTCATCCGGCCATTCGATGGGTCCGGGTGGGATGCGTCGACCAAATTGGGACACGGATGAGCTGCCGGAGTGGGCTACCGAGAATCCTTCTGATTTCGGTGGCAGCTTCGACGCCACTGGTGCTTTCCACGATTCCGATAACGATGGTGAGGGTGGCACTGGTGCCGCTGGTCGATACGATGGTATCGGTGAACCGAACGGCGGTGGCGAAAGCACCCATAGTAAGGCAAACTATCATGCGAAAGACGAAGATCGGACAAAGGAAAACGTCCGACGTAGGGCGGAAGAAAGTGATATCGCAAGAGGCGAGCATCGCCGGGATGATGGTAGAGAAGACAAAGTTTCCGACGTGCTCCGTACCGAAGGGTCAACAGTTGTCAAAGgaagagagggaaagaaagcGATCAATCATGTAGGCAGTGGTAGCAGAGCTAACGAAACGGTGGAAGCGGATGGTACGAAGGTGGACGGCGACCCACACAAAGATAAACAACAAATGGGCAGCAGTGAATCGCTACACCAGCAACAAACAGCacatcaccagcaacaacagccagATAAGGCAGTGATTAATCTTTCGACGGATCATCCTGTCGATGCCGCTAACGATGGTCCTGCAACAGCATCGTCGAGTGCTGCAAAGGGTATTTCGTCTTCGCGGGAATCGATCGaattttccgttccatcgCCAGTTGGTGGCGCACTTCCAGCGACGGAACGAGATGTGGGACACAATTCACCTGCGTGGCAGAAGAACAGCGATGGTACGAAAAGTGCAATTGTAAGTGATGGCGGAAAACAATCATTGTCTTCCGAAGAGCGAGATACGAGAAACGAGAACGACGCGAATGAGGAACATAACCGACCCACCGAGCAACGGGAACCGAGTGAGGAACCGAAAAAATCTCCATCGAGCACGAGCGTCGACCGGATGCAGGAAGTTGCAGATGACATGGTCGCTCAACTCATCATGGACGATGAGTTTATGGCGACTGACGGTGACCCATCGGTAATTTCCTCTATCGCCGCTGGTGCCGGTGGCCTCGGCAAGTCGCCTGTATTTGGAATGTCGGTCGCGGATACGGTCATTACGACCGCTACAATGGTGGGAGCGTCAGCAGGACTACCGATGAACATGGTTTTACCGAAGGCGCTCCAACCGATGCAGCAACTGTTTGGCAATGGCAATTTGTCGCATGTCAATCCCCTGCTAATGTCGGATGCTGGTACTGCGAACCGTGCGGCTGTGGCGGGTGTTAATCCTATGGCACAGCTGCATCACTTGATGGGGCCACCTCCCGCTCCGCCTGGTACGGACACTTGGTACTATCGCGATCCGCAGGGCAAGGTACAGGGACCATTCCAGGCAGCGGAAATGACGGAATGGTACCGTGCTGGGTACTTCGATGATTCGCTATCGGTGAGACGAGCTTGCGATGACGTTTACAGTACGCTCGGCACTTTGGTGGCGCTGTGCGGTGGAGCAATTCCGTTCCTGAACTCAATCACGATTCCGCCCCTTAAAGCGGGTGCCGGTGGACCATCGGTATTGAAACATTCTCCGCAACAACAAGCGACGCAGCAACAAACGGCAGCCGGCGTCGGGACGGTGTCTCAAGGGCAGCCGAAACAAGGGGCGGCGGGTGCTAATGGAAGTGCAGTGCTGACTTCACCGAATCAGCCCCAATCGCAACCAGCCGGTTCGGCGGGTGCTCCAATTCCGGTAGCCCAGTCCCAACAAGTCCCTTTGCATCCTGCACTCGCATCTGGAAACGGGAACGCGGGTCCGGGAGCTACCGGCGCCTCGAACGTGCCCGGACTACAGTCCTTGCATCTGTTCCGGCAGCAGAGTTTGCTGCTGCAGAAGCTGCAAAACACGGACGGCTGGCATTTACTAACGCCCGATCAGCAGAACATAATTATCACCAAGCACATGAGCCAGCTAATGAGTTCCGAAGTAGCTGGTCTGGGTATGATGTCCCCCTCGGCATCTTTATCTAGCGGCGGTGGGTCCGGTGCTAATcagctgcaccagcagcaacagcaaccaccAGTTGCTAGCATTTTTGGCGCTGGCAACTCTGGTGTTGGTGGAAGTGGTATAATGGCAACGAGTCAAGATACCCTAGTCAACTTGAAGCTACGGGaaatgcaacaacagcaaggtcaaccacagcaacaaccaccacctGCACATGTGATAATGGAGCAGTTGCAAAAGACGGGCGCTGGTAATCATGGTAATAATGCCTTCTTAAAGCTACACTTACCCGATTTCAATCAGTCTCCACAATTAGCCGGTGCAAGACCAATGCTGG GCAATATGGCAGTCGATCCGtcagccgccgccgctgctACTGGAGGACATGACCCGCTGGGACAATTGATGCATGGCATTGGTTTCAATCATCAAACAGCGGGACAAAACCTTGGCCAACTGGGGCCAAATAACTTGCTGTTGAACCGCAGCGGCATGTTGGGAGGTCCAGGTGGTGGTAtttcgcagcaacagcagcagcccccaacgcaacatcagcagcaaggTCATCCATCCGGAGCAAAATCCGGTGTGGAAGATCCGATACATTCGCTGTTCATGCAAATGTCTTTGCATAAAAACCAACAGCAAGGTCCGCAACAAATGCAGcctcatcagcatcagcagccgTCTTCCAAATTGGCTGCCGATATGATGGGAGCACCGGGCTGGATGCAGACAGCTGCTGCCAGCCAACCACAATCGGCAAATGCCGGTACTGGGCTACCCGGTATGGGACCACGCGGTCCAATTGTTGGTCCGTCTGCCAATTGGGGCGACCTACCACCTCCCACGAGTGCCTCATTCGCGTCGCTaatgcagcaacaacaatcccGTCTACCAATCACCGGGCATCCGCTGTTGTTAAGTGGAAGCGGTCCTTCAAATGAACCGCAGGCGCCATCTGTGGTTTCTTTATTTAAGCATCATCAGCAAGcggaaaagcaacagcagATGGAAAAAGAGCAGCATcttttgcaacaacaacagcaacaacaacaacagcagcagcaccagcagcaacagcagcagcagcagcaacaacaacaacaacaacaattgCAACAGTTACATCAGGAGAATGTACTTGCtcaacaaaaacagcaacatcatcaacaacaatcacacacacatctTCAAGAAAATcagcaacacctgcagcaacttcaacagcaacaaatgcaacaaATTCAGCAACaggaacaacagcagcagcagcagcaacagcagcaacagcaacaacaacaacagcagcagcaagaacaacaattacatcaacaacagcaacagcagcagtataATCAAAAGCAAGCGAAGGAGGGTCAAAAAAAGGAAGTCACTGCCATGGAAACGACTGTACAGCAACAGTCTAGTACCACTAAGAAGCAAACTAataagcaacagcaacaacaacaggttACGAATCATGTTGATTCCCTGGAGGAAAAAACTACGCTATCACAAAATCAAAAATctaaaaagcaacaaaaagttAATCACATCTCTGCGAGTGGTAACAGTAACGGACAGGTAACAATAACAACTGAGGAAGAAAGCGAATTCATTATcgttaaaaaagaaatagaagaaaagaagcgCCAGAAAGAGcttaaaaaacaacagcaggaAGAGCAGAAGCGAAAAATGgccgaggagaaaaaaatgcaagagGAGCATGAAGCTCAGAAGAAAGCGAAATTGCTTGAGTCCCAGCGTCGAGAAGCGATTAAAAtccaggagcaacaacaacagcaacaacgccCTGTCGCTAGGGCTGTACCAGCACCATGGTCTGGAGCAATGGCAGAAATAGTTAATAGTAGCCTGAGCTTAACGGAAATTCAAAAGACCGAGCGTGCCCTCATGGCTCGCCGGGAGCACAGCATTCGCGAACAGCAGGAGCACCAGCAAATGTTGGAGATGCAATCGCAGCTGTTGGATGGCAAGCTGAAGTGGAACGCCCAGAATTTGATGCCGGCAAAGGTGAAACCATTGGCAGAGATCCAAGCGGAAGAGGCTGCGGCGGCTGAACGTGCCAGGGAGAAGAACGCTAACGCGACCGGCTTAACGGTGGCAGCGATTGCTGCCCAAGGCAGTGCCAAAAGCGCCAAGAAAGATGATCATTTGATGGCCACCCttctgggtggtggtggtggcggtagTGCGGCAGGAGCTGGATCAGCGGTTTGGCAGATCCGCGGAGGCAATAGTATGCTATATTTCAACTCCACTAAAGCGTGGACCGGAGATACCGCCGGTGATGCGGGAAATCCGCTTGGTGGAGGATCAGTGGGTTCTGGGCTCAGCAATAGCGTTAGTTCCGGTGGCTTCTGGGAGGAACCTAGTCAGCCTTCGGTTGTTACTGCCGCTtcgattgttgctgctgctggtaagGCTGCTGGCAATACTTCTCGAAAGCAATCAAGTAGCACCAATGTTGCGGCCGGAGGAGCATCGGgcaaacaacagcagcaacaacaactgTTGAGCAAGAGCAAAACAATGGGAAGCATTTCCACCAGTTCGTCGACGACAGTGGCCACCGccaagcagcagaagcagcaatcGTCCACGTCATCAGCAAAGGGAAGCGGCTCATCTAGCACCGGCAAGACGGGCGGCATTAAAAATAGCTCTTCTACTGCTAACAACAGCGATcggaaggacgaacggaaGCATCTGaacgagcaaacaaatgaaTTTACCGACTGGTGCACTCGGGCCCTGGGTTCATTGAACAGCAACGTCGACA TTCCAACATTTGTCGGATTTCTACAGGACATTGAATCACCGTTCGAGGTGAAGGATTATATTCGTTTATACTTAG GTGAAACTAAAGAGTGTTCGGAATTTGCTAAGCAGTTTCTGGAAAGACGCTCGAAGTACAAAAATCAGCAGCGCCAAAAGAATGCCCACATCGATGATATGTGCAAACCCGCACCAGCGATAAATCCATCGTCAAACGATTTCCAAGAAATCAAG gGTAAAGGTaagaagattaaaaaaaataagatgaTGAAGCTCGACAGTCGAATTTTGGGATTTTCCGTCACTGCGGCACCGGATCGGTTAAATGTTGGCGAACGAGACTACGGAGATAACGTTTAA
- the LOC128732055 gene encoding phosphopantothenate--cysteine ligase, protein MTSHWEDFYATHLPPNCFEDNRSLLKEFCDRHYKLKSHIVLITSGGTTVPLEHNTVRFVDNFSAGNRGSASAEYFLEHGYAVIFMHRTKSLEPFSRHFTGQQLLDMLELHEEGMSTSITVKPDSVDVLAPVLDKYKNAQETHRMLYITFTSVVDYMWLLRAACESLATFDRNAVLFLAAAVSDFYVPQDEMPTHKIQSGHGAPTISLQLVPKMLAPLVSLWVPHAYVVSFKLETDEALLIAKSRESLNKYKHKLVIANILQTRKNRVVFVTPNTNYEIVLTKDQALTGLEIEEPIVADVVRRHQDYIREAEQQTHQ, encoded by the exons ATGACGTCGCACTGGGAGGATTTTTATGCTACTCATCTGCCACCAAACTGCTTTGAAGATAATCGATCGTTGCTGAAGGAATTCTGTGACCGCCACTACAAGTTAAAGAGCCACATCGTACTAATCACG TCCGGCGGTACGACCGTGCCTCTAGAACACAACACTGTCCGCTTTGTGGATAACTTTAGCGCTGGGAATCGTGGCTCTGCTTCTGCCGAATACTTCCTCGAACATGGCTATGCTGTTATATTCATGCATCGGACTAAATCTTTGGAACCGTTTTCACGCCATTTTACCGGCCAACAATTGTTAGATATGTTAGAGCTACACGAGGAAGGCATGAGCACTTCAATCACTG TAAAACCTGACTCTGTGGATGTGTTAGCACCAGTGCTggataaatataaaaatgctCAGGAAACGCATCGCATGCTGTACATTACATTCACAAGCGTCGTGGACTATATGTGGCTTTTGCGCGCGGCCTGCGAGTCGTTGGCCACCTTCGATCGGAACGCCGTGCTCTTTCTGGCTGCGGCTGTTTCCGATTTTTATGTGCCGCAGGACGAGATGCCGACTCATAAGATCCAGTCCGGTCACGGCGCTCCAACAATTTCACTCCAGCTCGTGCCAAAGATGTTGGCTCCCCTCGTAAGTCTTTGGGTGCCGCACGCTTACGTCGTCTCGTTCAAGCTCGAAACGGACGAAGCGTTGCTAATTGCAAAGTCCCGCGAAAGTCTGAACAAGTACAAGCACAAACTCGTGATCGCCAACATACTACAGACTCGCAAAAACCGTGTCGTGTTCGTGACGCCGAACACCAACTACGAAATCGTGCTGACGAAGGATCAAGCTCTGACCGGGCTTGAGATAGAGGAACCGATCGTGGCCGATGTGGTCCGGAGACATCAGGACTACATCCGCGAGGCAGAGCAGCAAACGCATCAATGA